A window of Thermoflexus sp. contains these coding sequences:
- a CDS encoding enoyl-CoA hydratase-related protein, whose protein sequence is MSYETLLYEVQDGIALITLNRPDVLNAFNERMFEELQQALRAVERDDAVRAAILTGAGRGFCAGQDLAEMRQRYERPEEALSIGEHLRTRYNPLILRIRNTEKPFIAAINGVAAGAGCSLALACDLRVMAENASFVFNAFAKIALIPDSGSTWFLPHLVGYARAFEAATLIDRLDASRALAWGLVNAVVPADQVLPTAREWAAQLRDLPPRALGWLKRALNRALTFTLEQSLEYEAHLQDAAARTPEHRERVEAFLQRRRG, encoded by the coding sequence ATGAGCTACGAAACGTTGCTCTACGAAGTCCAGGATGGGATCGCCCTCATCACCCTGAACCGCCCGGATGTTCTGAATGCTTTCAACGAGCGGATGTTTGAGGAGCTGCAACAGGCCCTGCGTGCTGTCGAGCGTGACGACGCGGTCCGCGCGGCGATCCTCACCGGGGCCGGACGAGGGTTCTGCGCCGGACAGGATCTAGCGGAGATGCGGCAGCGCTACGAGCGCCCGGAGGAAGCCCTTTCGATTGGCGAGCACCTGCGAACTCGATATAACCCCTTGATCCTCCGTATCCGGAATACTGAAAAGCCCTTCATCGCCGCGATCAACGGGGTGGCGGCAGGAGCGGGCTGCAGCCTGGCCCTGGCCTGTGACCTCCGGGTGATGGCGGAGAACGCCTCCTTCGTGTTCAACGCCTTTGCGAAGATCGCCCTGATCCCGGATTCCGGCTCCACTTGGTTCCTCCCTCATCTCGTGGGGTATGCCCGGGCCTTTGAGGCGGCCACCCTCATCGATCGACTGGATGCCTCCCGGGCCCTGGCCTGGGGGCTGGTCAACGCGGTGGTGCCGGCGGATCAGGTGCTGCCGACGGCCCGGGAATGGGCGGCCCAGCTACGGGATCTGCCACCGCGGGCCCTGGGCTGGCTGAAGCGCGCTTTGAATCGGGCGCTGACGTTCACCCTGGAGCAGTCCCTGGAATATGAGGCCCATCTCCAGGACGCGGCCGCCCGCACCCCGGAGCATCGGGAGCGAGTGGAGGCTTTCCTCCAGCGGCGCCGCGGATGA
- a CDS encoding 3-hydroxyacyl-CoA dehydrogenase NAD-binding domain-containing protein, with translation MERVGIVGAGTMGRGIAYVAITHGAQAILYDVVSGALENAVAQIEAWLQEATARGRLDETEARRARERLQPSAILEDLAGTEVVIEAAPEDMALKQEIFRQLDAICLPGAILASNTSSLSITALGAVTRRPERVAGMHFFNPAPIMRLVEVVRGLATSEETVRALVDLARRWGKTPVVVKDTPGFIVNRVARPFYLEALRLIGEGIADPPTVDRLVRALGFRMGPFELMDLIGLDVNLAVSESIYHAFFEEPRFRPHPMQRQMVQAGRLGRKTGKGWYDYG, from the coding sequence GTGGAGCGCGTGGGAATTGTAGGGGCGGGAACGATGGGGCGGGGGATCGCCTATGTGGCGATCACCCATGGCGCACAGGCCATCCTCTATGATGTGGTATCCGGTGCCCTGGAGAACGCCGTAGCCCAGATCGAGGCATGGCTCCAGGAGGCTACCGCCAGGGGTCGACTGGATGAGACGGAAGCCCGTCGCGCCCGGGAGCGGCTTCAGCCCAGCGCCATCCTGGAAGATCTGGCTGGGACTGAGGTGGTCATTGAGGCCGCGCCGGAGGACATGGCGCTCAAGCAGGAGATCTTCCGTCAGTTGGATGCGATCTGCCTCCCTGGGGCCATCCTGGCCTCCAACACTTCCTCCCTCTCCATCACCGCCCTGGGAGCGGTCACCCGGCGCCCGGAACGGGTGGCCGGCATGCATTTCTTCAACCCGGCGCCGATCATGCGCCTGGTGGAAGTCGTGCGAGGGCTGGCGACCTCCGAAGAAACGGTGCGGGCGCTGGTCGATCTGGCCCGGCGCTGGGGGAAGACCCCCGTGGTGGTTAAGGACACGCCAGGCTTTATCGTGAACCGCGTCGCCCGTCCCTTCTATCTGGAGGCCTTGCGCCTGATCGGGGAAGGCATCGCCGATCCCCCCACGGTGGATCGGCTGGTTCGCGCCCTGGGATTCCGGATGGGCCCCTTCGAGCTGATGGACCTGATCGGCCTGGATGTAAACCTGGCTGTCAGCGAGAGCATCTATCACGCGTTTTTCGAGGAACCCCGCTTTCGCCCCCACCCCATGCAGCGCCAGATGGTCCAGGCTGGCCGTCTGGGGCGGAAAACCGGGAAGGGATGGTATGACTATGGGTAA
- the recJ gene encoding single-stranded-DNA-specific exonuclease RecJ → MRHPDHQRAGQGRRVWWLAPPAPEVVRAALRRWPALLQDLLYHRGIMSEEAAEQFLARDWSAGDPFRLKGMEPALERLERAIARQEPIAVYGDYDVDGVTATVMLIQALQALGARARPYIPHRETEGYGLNGEALRSLAEEGIRVVITVDCGARAVMEAALARSLGLDLIVTDHHLPGEVLPEAIHINPKQPDCPYPFKELAGVGVAYKLVQALKARYPHASFEPEDFLDLVALGTVADIVPLLGENRALVARGLERLRAPARVGLQALYQVASLDASQVDPWAISFILAPRLNAAGRLEHARAAYRLLMTRDPAEAAALAEELDRQNRERQVLTQATEEAARAMAVPEDQVPWLIFAASEDFRPGVVGLAAGRLAESFYRPAVVISLMGEEGRGSARSIPEFHITQALDACADLLVRHGGHAAAAGFVVRRENLERLRERLQELAARALSARELQPATIVEAILPLREVTWRLHEWLTRLEPYGYGNPAPRFLSRGVAVRSVRTVGNGGQHLRMVLTVPEGGPVWDAVAFRQGDRAAEVRPGMRLDVVFEVRAERWNGEPRLTLLVEDFAPSSESAMVPLPWSGLEHRG, encoded by the coding sequence ATGCGACATCCCGATCACCAGAGGGCAGGACAAGGACGCCGGGTTTGGTGGCTGGCCCCTCCAGCCCCGGAGGTGGTTCGGGCGGCTCTCAGGCGATGGCCGGCCTTGCTGCAGGATCTTCTCTACCATCGGGGGATCATGTCCGAGGAGGCGGCAGAACAGTTTCTGGCCCGCGACTGGTCTGCGGGGGATCCCTTCCGGCTGAAGGGGATGGAGCCGGCGTTGGAACGCCTGGAGCGGGCGATCGCCCGACAGGAGCCGATCGCGGTCTACGGCGACTATGATGTGGATGGCGTCACAGCTACTGTCATGCTCATCCAGGCCCTCCAGGCCCTCGGCGCCCGGGCCCGCCCTTACATTCCCCATCGGGAAACTGAGGGCTACGGCCTCAACGGCGAGGCGCTGAGAAGCCTGGCGGAAGAGGGGATCCGGGTGGTGATCACGGTGGACTGCGGGGCGCGAGCGGTGATGGAGGCCGCGCTGGCCCGCTCCCTGGGCCTTGACCTGATCGTGACGGACCACCACCTGCCCGGTGAGGTCCTCCCGGAGGCCATCCACATTAATCCCAAACAGCCGGATTGTCCGTATCCGTTCAAAGAGCTGGCAGGGGTGGGGGTGGCCTATAAGCTGGTGCAGGCCCTGAAGGCCCGCTACCCCCACGCTTCCTTTGAGCCGGAGGATTTCCTGGATCTGGTGGCCCTGGGGACCGTCGCGGATATCGTGCCCTTGCTGGGGGAAAATCGGGCGCTGGTGGCGCGCGGGCTGGAGCGGCTGCGAGCACCAGCGCGCGTCGGTTTACAGGCCCTCTATCAGGTCGCCAGCCTGGACGCCTCGCAGGTAGATCCCTGGGCGATTTCCTTTATTCTGGCCCCGCGTCTGAACGCGGCAGGGCGCCTGGAACATGCCCGGGCGGCTTACCGCCTGCTCATGACCCGGGACCCTGCGGAGGCCGCGGCCCTGGCGGAGGAGCTGGACCGTCAGAACCGGGAGCGCCAGGTCCTGACCCAGGCGACAGAGGAAGCCGCCCGCGCGATGGCGGTTCCGGAAGATCAGGTTCCATGGTTGATCTTCGCCGCCTCCGAGGATTTCCGCCCCGGGGTGGTCGGACTGGCAGCCGGACGGCTGGCGGAGTCGTTCTATCGTCCGGCGGTGGTGATCAGTCTGATGGGCGAGGAGGGGCGGGGATCCGCCCGCAGCATCCCGGAGTTTCATATCACCCAGGCGCTGGATGCCTGCGCCGATCTGCTGGTGCGCCACGGCGGGCACGCCGCGGCCGCCGGGTTCGTGGTGCGGCGGGAGAACCTGGAAAGGCTCCGGGAGCGCTTGCAGGAGCTGGCGGCCCGGGCGCTCAGCGCGCGGGAGCTCCAGCCGGCCACCATCGTGGAGGCCATCCTGCCCCTTCGGGAAGTCACCTGGCGTCTCCACGAGTGGCTCACACGGCTGGAACCCTACGGCTACGGCAACCCGGCTCCTCGCTTTCTCAGCCGTGGTGTGGCGGTCCGGTCTGTCCGCACGGTCGGCAATGGTGGTCAGCATCTGCGAATGGTGCTGACTGTTCCCGAGGGGGGGCCAGTTTGGGATGCGGTCGCGTTCCGTCAGGGGGATCGGGCGGCCGAGGTGAGACCGGGGATGCGACTGGATGTGGTCTTTGAGGTGCGGGCAGAGCGATGGAACGGCGAGCCCCGCCTGACGCTCCTGGTGGAGGATTTCGCTCCCTCCTCTGAGTCTGCGATGGTTCCTCTCCCATGGTCCGGCCTGGAGCATCGGGGATGA
- a CDS encoding glycosyltransferase family 4 protein, producing the protein MRSDERAKPRVALIHYTAPPVIGGVEAVLARQARILAAAGYPVRIIAGVVDSSMPGVETTAIPPMYGGSPEIAPLQAVLREGRLPEEFPRWRERLRRGLAEALRGVDVIILHNVCTMDKNLILSAALYDLVTAEPRRWIGWHHDAVILRSATPRFRGEPWDLVFRPWPVIHVTVSEARRQALAAAWRIPTAEIHVIPNGVDPGEFFRWGDLTRSIVEALGLMDADAILLTPVRITRRKRLEDALAVLRHLRERTGWDARLLVTGPPGAHTPANRAYLEELRARRAAWGLEGAAHFLHEHLRKGLPEEAVADLYMLVDAVLLTSEEEGFGLPVLEAGLARLPVFARELPALRELGGEDVFLFPEGSGPEALAAAIARFLETDPVARLRRRVRQQFNAARLIQERLIPLLEEAPTMGRRPSL; encoded by the coding sequence ATGCGCTCCGATGAGCGGGCGAAGCCCCGTGTGGCGCTGATCCACTATACGGCCCCTCCGGTGATCGGAGGGGTGGAGGCCGTGCTCGCCCGCCAGGCCCGCATCCTGGCGGCCGCCGGCTACCCGGTTCGGATCATCGCTGGCGTGGTCGATTCGAGCATGCCCGGGGTAGAGACGACGGCGATCCCGCCGATGTATGGCGGATCGCCGGAGATCGCCCCGCTCCAGGCGGTGTTGCGGGAGGGCCGTCTTCCCGAAGAATTCCCTCGGTGGCGAGAGCGGTTGCGCCGTGGTCTGGCGGAGGCCCTGCGCGGGGTGGATGTCATTATCCTCCACAATGTTTGCACTATGGACAAGAACCTTATCCTCTCCGCCGCTCTCTACGATCTCGTGACCGCGGAGCCCCGGCGCTGGATCGGATGGCACCACGATGCGGTGATCCTGCGATCGGCGACGCCTCGCTTCCGGGGGGAGCCGTGGGATCTGGTCTTCCGGCCATGGCCGGTGATCCACGTAACGGTTTCCGAGGCCCGCCGCCAGGCCCTGGCCGCTGCCTGGAGGATCCCGACCGCGGAGATCCACGTGATCCCGAACGGGGTGGACCCCGGGGAGTTCTTCCGCTGGGGTGATCTCACGCGCTCCATCGTGGAGGCCCTGGGCCTGATGGATGCCGATGCCATCCTTCTGACGCCGGTCCGCATCACCCGTCGCAAGCGGCTGGAGGACGCCCTGGCGGTCCTTCGCCATCTGCGGGAGCGAACCGGATGGGATGCCCGGCTCCTCGTGACGGGTCCTCCGGGCGCCCACACGCCGGCCAACCGGGCCTATCTGGAGGAGCTGCGCGCCCGGCGGGCCGCATGGGGGCTGGAGGGAGCGGCGCATTTTCTGCATGAACATCTAAGGAAAGGCCTGCCGGAGGAAGCCGTAGCGGATCTCTATATGCTGGTGGACGCGGTGCTGCTCACCAGCGAGGAGGAAGGGTTCGGGCTGCCCGTGCTGGAGGCCGGGCTGGCCCGCCTGCCGGTGTTCGCCCGCGAGCTTCCAGCCCTGCGGGAGCTGGGGGGAGAGGATGTGTTCCTCTTCCCTGAGGGAAGCGGCCCGGAGGCGCTCGCAGCAGCCATCGCCCGCTTTCTGGAAACCGATCCGGTGGCCCGGCTGCGTCGACGGGTGCGCCAGCAGTTCAACGCCGCCCGCCTGATCCAGGAGCGCCTGATCCCGCTGCTGGAGGAAGCCCCCACGATGGGTCGGAGGCCATCATTATGA
- a CDS encoding lysylphosphatidylglycerol synthase transmembrane domain-containing protein, producing MNRHGFLLVGVALSAVLLAWTLHGLHLEEWTRALSGLKIPWLLIGALFYFVAVILRTWRWGILLHSLQSTGFRDRFIALTIGYMGNNLYPARAGELLRAYVLQRRCGIRVSTALGTIVVERVLDGLMVVFLALVALLFFPLPASLRSAVMAGGVVFGGALLMLLGMARNAAKLHDLLERISRHRLGLRMERAMAFLSRFLDGLTVLQRPAHALAVGGLTALIWLAEAGTYSLVMQAFPFRASFFSLLVMTATVNLATALPSAPGYVGTFEAPGIVVLRAFGIPAGAAFAYTLFLHLVLWLPITLLGLFLFLREGLRGMEKPADVSTSS from the coding sequence ATGAACCGACACGGGTTTTTGTTGGTGGGAGTGGCGCTCAGCGCGGTCCTGCTGGCCTGGACGCTGCATGGTTTGCATCTGGAGGAATGGACCCGGGCGCTCTCGGGGCTGAAGATCCCGTGGCTCCTGATCGGAGCCCTGTTTTATTTCGTTGCCGTTATCCTGCGGACCTGGCGATGGGGGATTCTGCTCCATAGCCTGCAATCCACCGGCTTCCGGGATCGCTTCATCGCGTTGACGATTGGATATATGGGGAACAATCTCTATCCGGCTCGCGCCGGGGAGTTGTTGCGGGCTTATGTGCTCCAGCGCCGGTGCGGCATCCGGGTGAGCACGGCCCTGGGAACCATTGTGGTCGAGCGCGTGCTGGATGGGCTGATGGTGGTGTTCCTGGCCCTGGTGGCGCTGCTCTTCTTTCCTCTTCCGGCCTCGTTGCGGTCGGCGGTGATGGCGGGAGGGGTGGTGTTCGGCGGAGCGCTCCTCATGTTGCTGGGGATGGCCCGGAACGCGGCGAAGCTCCACGATCTGCTGGAGCGGATCTCACGACACCGGCTGGGCCTCCGCATGGAACGGGCGATGGCCTTCCTTTCCCGTTTCCTGGACGGCCTGACGGTTCTGCAGCGTCCTGCCCATGCGCTGGCTGTCGGAGGGCTCACGGCTCTGATCTGGCTGGCGGAGGCCGGGACCTACAGCCTGGTGATGCAGGCGTTTCCTTTCCGAGCCTCGTTCTTCTCCCTTCTGGTGATGACCGCGACGGTCAACCTGGCCACGGCGCTCCCATCGGCCCCGGGTTATGTAGGCACCTTCGAGGCACCGGGGATCGTCGTGCTCCGGGCGTTTGGGATCCCCGCTGGTGCGGCTTTTGCATACACACTGTTCCTCCACCTGGTTCTCTGGCTGCCCATCACGCTCCTCGGCCTTTTCCTGTTCCTGCGGGAAGGGCTCCGCGGGATGGAGAAGCCTGCGGATGTTTCCACTTCCTCTTGA
- a CDS encoding DUF4870 domain-containing protein has translation MEEHPTLPAPEAALSAEERQWAMLAHLSILLNLATALGGPIAAFLIYLFYRERSRYVAFHALQALIFQLLAWVVAGVAAAGAWFLSLTLAALIVGICLMPVACLLSLIPLGALAYGVVGAIACSRGEDFRYWLIGDWVAASFG, from the coding sequence ATGGAAGAGCACCCCACCCTTCCCGCTCCGGAAGCCGCCCTCTCCGCCGAGGAGCGACAATGGGCGATGCTGGCCCATCTGAGCATCCTGCTGAACCTGGCCACCGCCCTCGGCGGCCCCATCGCCGCTTTCCTGATCTATCTGTTCTACCGGGAGCGATCGCGATATGTGGCGTTTCATGCCTTGCAGGCCCTGATCTTTCAGCTGCTCGCCTGGGTGGTCGCCGGGGTGGCCGCGGCGGGAGCGTGGTTCCTCAGTCTAACCCTGGCTGCCCTCATCGTCGGGATCTGCCTCATGCCGGTCGCCTGCCTGCTGAGCCTGATCCCGCTGGGGGCTCTGGCCTATGGCGTGGTGGGAGCCATCGCCTGCAGCCGGGGGGAGGATTTCCGCTACTGGCTGATCGGGGACTGGGTGGCCGCTTCCTTCGGTTAG
- a CDS encoding 3-hydroxyacyl-CoA dehydrogenase family protein, which yields MGTQPLKERILIVGASAFAEDLGGLFLDQGYPVAVLICEGEPPIALPPNLQAEARSAALALEVLPFPLESKRMLITALDEALSPEAPLLSLCLTVSATQAACWTRRPGRVVGFAALPPLTREAPVELTAPLAGDSAALKSARAYLERIGFRIEIVRDTVGMVLPRILCALINEAAFAVMDGVASPEDIDTAMKLGTNYPRGPLEWGDLIGLDLVVAILDALEAEHRNGAYRAAPLLRQMVRAGLLGRKTGKGFYTW from the coding sequence ATGGGAACCCAGCCCCTAAAGGAGCGCATCCTGATCGTGGGCGCTTCGGCGTTTGCAGAGGACCTCGGCGGGCTGTTTCTGGATCAGGGGTATCCAGTAGCCGTCCTGATTTGTGAGGGGGAGCCTCCGATCGCCCTTCCCCCCAACCTTCAGGCCGAGGCCCGAAGCGCTGCTCTTGCCCTGGAGGTCCTCCCTTTCCCTCTCGAATCGAAACGGATGCTGATCACGGCCCTCGACGAGGCGCTTTCCCCCGAAGCACCCCTTCTCTCCCTGTGCCTCACGGTCTCGGCGACTCAGGCGGCCTGCTGGACCCGGCGACCAGGCCGGGTAGTGGGGTTCGCGGCGTTGCCGCCCCTGACCCGCGAAGCTCCGGTGGAACTGACGGCCCCGCTTGCGGGCGATTCCGCCGCACTGAAATCCGCCCGGGCCTATCTGGAGCGCATCGGGTTCCGGATCGAGATAGTCCGTGATACCGTGGGGATGGTGCTCCCGCGGATCCTCTGCGCCCTCATCAACGAGGCCGCCTTCGCCGTGATGGACGGGGTGGCCTCGCCGGAGGATATCGACACGGCCATGAAATTGGGGACGAACTATCCACGTGGGCCGCTGGAATGGGGAGACCTCATCGGCCTGGACCTGGTGGTGGCCATCCTGGACGCCCTGGAAGCAGAGCACCGGAACGGCGCCTATCGGGCCGCCCCCCTGCTCCGCCAGATGGTCCGGGCCGGCCTCCTGGGCCGGAAGACCGGGAAGGGGTTCTATACCTGGTGA
- a CDS encoding CoA-binding protein has translation MERNPGQAESPCIHTLRATPMPDGRRVVVELELSPSSHPPELELILYNEQGEEIHSMAVMGVMELRPIYVLHLRRPDPGARYRVEARLLGGDVLFDQRQVEVIIPEPITVQDDATLRRILTESRVVAVVGLSADPTRPSHQVASYLQRQGYRIIPVNPTIQEVLGEPSYPDLLSVPEPVDVVDIFRPARYVPEIVEQAIAKGAKVIWMQLGVIHFEAAQRAQEAGLLVVMDRCMKMEHQRLMRSGLAIPDSPEDL, from the coding sequence ATGGAGCGAAATCCGGGCCAGGCCGAATCCCCCTGCATCCACACCCTTCGGGCAACCCCCATGCCGGATGGGCGACGGGTGGTGGTGGAGCTGGAACTTTCTCCCTCCTCCCATCCTCCTGAGCTGGAGCTTATCCTCTATAATGAACAGGGGGAGGAAATCCATTCGATGGCCGTGATGGGGGTGATGGAGCTCCGGCCGATCTACGTCCTCCATCTCCGGCGTCCGGACCCCGGCGCGCGCTATCGGGTGGAAGCTCGGCTTCTGGGAGGGGATGTCCTCTTCGATCAGCGGCAGGTGGAGGTGATCATCCCGGAGCCCATCACCGTTCAGGACGATGCCACGTTGCGCCGCATTCTGACCGAGTCCCGCGTGGTTGCGGTGGTTGGCCTCTCGGCGGATCCCACACGGCCCAGCCATCAGGTGGCCTCCTACCTTCAGCGCCAGGGCTACCGCATTATCCCGGTCAACCCGACGATCCAGGAGGTCCTGGGGGAGCCTTCCTACCCGGATCTCCTCTCGGTCCCCGAACCGGTGGATGTGGTCGACATCTTCCGGCCTGCTCGTTACGTCCCGGAGATCGTGGAACAGGCGATCGCGAAAGGCGCGAAGGTGATCTGGATGCAGCTCGGGGTGATCCACTTTGAGGCCGCTCAACGCGCCCAGGAGGCCGGACTGCTGGTGGTGATGGATCGCTGCATGAAGATGGAACACCAGCGGCTAATGCGCTCGGGGCTTGCGATTCCGGATTCTCCGGAGGATCTCTAA
- a CDS encoding glycoside hydrolase family 3 N-terminal domain-containing protein: protein MQGVRTVSRWIHWGLVLALALGFFPIAPAAAQGGEDEFIARLLAQMPPEAKVGQLFLVTLPGPIARPDHPLRSLLTEQRIGGVVLSPDQGNFTNLGDTPSELLSITLSLQQQAATLNPFIPLFIGMRQQGDGPPFSAWTSGAMPLPSPLALGATWDPERVQAVGQALGEELQAVGVNLLLGPPLDVLLEPRPEIGDAGAQTFGGDPQWVSRIARAYLSGLLAGSEGRLLIAPGSFPGEGRAYGRSERTAVLTKEDLAAFDLVPFLELMRTPTETGRPLVRAVQVSLMRIRGFGGSAQEWTRPLAVDGNALGALLTLPEIKTWRDRGGVLLSPPLGHPVLRAVYADEQGEIDFRRAALDAFMAGNDLIWLGDLHANSLEAARRATEVIQFFSEKYSTDLAFQNLVNSAVARILRLKYALYPGFAAGAVFPNPQQLRQAVGTPAHLRMVRQALESAVVRLYPAGSNPPPIPQPGEAILILVDGRRMRACAACPEQPLLPAETLTRAMQTASGGALDPAQISVRSFAEAMAFFSRAPEAPDLRPDFERAAWIVIAALDEHPADPASSLPHLLLGERAELLGGKKVVFWGFGALYPLTAREIARLSRYEAIWTHIPPAVEIMARVLFGTLTPRSRPPLSIPALGYNLADRVRPDPAQVIPLGVGPREGTPPGTPTPVAVQVGQTLRVWAGPIRDRDGFLVPDGIPVLFTGLYTGQGSIGPFIARTRDGFAEVDIPLDREGSLEIRAVSEPARLSYRLQIQIEKNRPGRIATIVPPTPTRSPEPTVLPTPKPSPTPTPRAPGFATLRLSLTGWQAFVWSNMLILGFSVLVFALGWRRSPDRAWRSTLLGWIAGWITYTLLIVGGQTLPVPGARALSPIASGAAVLLIGGLAVGMPTKGD, encoded by the coding sequence ATGCAGGGGGTTCGAACGGTGAGCCGCTGGATCCACTGGGGGCTGGTGCTCGCGCTGGCCCTGGGGTTTTTTCCGATCGCTCCGGCTGCGGCTCAGGGGGGTGAGGATGAGTTCATCGCCCGCCTGCTGGCTCAGATGCCCCCCGAGGCCAAGGTGGGGCAGCTGTTCCTGGTGACCCTGCCCGGGCCTATCGCCCGCCCGGACCATCCGCTCCGTTCCCTGCTCACCGAGCAGCGGATTGGAGGAGTGGTCCTGAGCCCGGATCAGGGGAATTTCACCAACCTGGGCGACACCCCCTCCGAATTGCTTTCGATCACCCTCTCCCTCCAGCAGCAGGCCGCCACGCTCAACCCCTTTATCCCTCTGTTCATTGGGATGCGGCAACAGGGCGATGGCCCTCCTTTTTCCGCATGGACCAGTGGGGCGATGCCGCTGCCCTCGCCTTTAGCCCTGGGCGCCACCTGGGATCCGGAGCGCGTTCAGGCGGTCGGACAGGCCCTGGGGGAAGAGCTCCAGGCAGTGGGGGTGAACCTGCTCCTGGGCCCTCCTCTGGATGTCCTGCTGGAGCCCCGACCGGAGATCGGGGATGCCGGCGCGCAAACTTTCGGGGGAGATCCCCAATGGGTCAGCCGCATCGCCCGGGCCTATTTGAGCGGCCTGCTGGCCGGCAGTGAAGGACGATTGCTGATCGCCCCGGGGTCCTTCCCAGGCGAAGGTCGCGCCTACGGTCGGTCAGAACGGACGGCGGTTCTCACCAAGGAAGATCTGGCCGCTTTCGACCTGGTTCCCTTTCTGGAGCTGATGCGAACACCCACGGAGACGGGCCGCCCCCTGGTTCGAGCGGTGCAGGTCTCCCTGATGCGAATCCGGGGCTTTGGGGGGAGCGCCCAGGAATGGACACGCCCCTTAGCGGTGGATGGAAACGCCCTGGGGGCATTACTGACATTACCGGAGATCAAAACCTGGCGAGATCGCGGCGGGGTTTTGCTCTCTCCTCCTCTCGGGCATCCCGTTCTTCGCGCAGTGTATGCCGATGAGCAAGGAGAAATCGATTTCCGCCGCGCCGCCCTGGATGCCTTCATGGCGGGCAATGATCTGATTTGGCTAGGGGATCTCCATGCGAATTCTCTGGAGGCCGCCCGCCGCGCCACGGAGGTCATCCAGTTTTTCAGCGAAAAGTATTCCACTGATCTGGCCTTCCAGAATCTGGTGAACAGTGCCGTCGCGCGGATCCTGCGTCTGAAATACGCGCTCTACCCGGGCTTCGCCGCCGGAGCGGTATTCCCCAATCCCCAACAGCTCCGCCAGGCCGTGGGAACCCCGGCGCATCTCCGGATGGTCCGCCAAGCTCTGGAAAGCGCGGTGGTCCGCCTCTACCCGGCAGGATCGAACCCTCCGCCTATCCCACAGCCAGGCGAGGCGATCCTGATCCTGGTAGATGGGAGGAGGATGCGAGCCTGCGCGGCATGCCCGGAGCAACCGCTGCTGCCTGCGGAGACCCTGACCCGGGCCATGCAAACCGCCAGCGGCGGCGCGCTGGATCCCGCCCAGATCTCGGTGCGATCCTTCGCAGAGGCGATGGCCTTCTTCTCCCGAGCTCCAGAAGCACCGGACCTGCGGCCGGATTTCGAGCGGGCCGCCTGGATTGTGATCGCGGCCCTGGATGAGCATCCGGCCGATCCAGCCTCCAGCCTCCCCCATCTCCTCCTGGGGGAGCGAGCGGAGCTCCTGGGCGGGAAGAAGGTGGTCTTCTGGGGATTCGGAGCCCTCTATCCTCTGACCGCCCGGGAGATTGCGCGTCTGAGCCGTTATGAGGCGATCTGGACCCATATCCCTCCCGCCGTGGAGATCATGGCCCGTGTTCTGTTCGGCACGCTCACCCCTCGAAGCCGCCCTCCTCTCTCCATTCCAGCTCTCGGCTATAATCTGGCAGACCGCGTGCGACCGGATCCTGCCCAAGTGATCCCCCTGGGGGTCGGACCTCGGGAAGGGACCCCTCCGGGCACGCCCACGCCGGTCGCGGTTCAGGTCGGGCAGACCTTGCGGGTCTGGGCTGGCCCCATCCGCGATCGGGATGGATTTCTCGTCCCCGATGGCATCCCGGTGTTGTTCACCGGCCTCTACACCGGCCAGGGAAGCATCGGACCGTTCATCGCCCGCACCCGGGATGGATTTGCGGAGGTGGACATCCCGCTGGATCGCGAGGGATCGCTGGAGATCCGCGCGGTGAGCGAGCCGGCGCGCCTTTCCTACCGGCTTCAGATTCAGATCGAGAAGAACCGTCCGGGCCGGATCGCCACCATTGTGCCGCCTACGCCAACCCGTTCTCCAGAGCCCACGGTCCTCCCGACCCCCAAGCCGTCGCCTACCCCCACTCCCCGCGCCCCGGGGTTCGCTACCCTGCGGCTTTCCCTAACCGGGTGGCAGGCCTTCGTATGGAGCAACATGCTCATTCTGGGCTTCAGCGTCCTCGTCTTCGCCCTGGGATGGCGTCGGAGCCCGGATCGGGCCTGGCGGTCGACCCTGCTGGGATGGATCGCTGGATGGATCACCTACACGCTGCTGATCGTAGGGGGACAAACCTTGCCTGTCCCCGGGGCTCGAGCGCTCTCTCCCATCGCCTCGGGGGCTGCTGTTCTCCTGATCGGAGGGCTGGCCGTGGGGATGCCCACGAAAGGGGATTGA